The genome window CGGCAGGTCGATGAGTCGCGCCGTGCCATGGCCAACGTTCGTGAGTCGAGCCGGATGGTGGAAGGACAGCAGCTCGAAGCCCGCCGCGCGCTCGGCGCGATGCGCGAGAGCAATCGCGTGCTGGAATCCCGGCAGCTCGACCTCGCCCGCCGACAGGCCGAAGCCGCCGGCGAGATGGGAAGCGTGATGCTGGCCCGCCCCTCGCGCGACCTCGCCGGCCGTACCATGCAGGTCTTCGCAGCCAAGCCGCGCATCGGCATCACGGTCGACATCCGCGCCCGCGACTCCGACAAGTACGGGGCTTACGTGAGCGCCGTGACCCCTGGTGGCCCGGCCGCCAAGGCGGGGATTCGCGCGGGCGACGTCATCACCCGGCTGGCCGGGAAGTCGCTGACCACCAATGACGACACCCCGCGTGAGGAAGGCTCCTCCGCCCCCGGGCTCCGCCTGCTGCAGGTCGCTTCGAAGCTCGAGGCAGGCAAGAGTGTCGACCTCGAATACCGCCGTGGCAACGACACCCGGAAGACCTCGATTCTTCCGGCCGACGATGACGGCTGGGTCTATGCCATCGATGGCGTTCCCAGCGCCGGGACGATCATGGCACGCCCGGGCGTGCCATCGGGCGGCACCTTCGGGTTCATGCAGGGGGCCCCGTCGACCGGTCGCAACACGATGGTTCCACGCTCGGGTGGAGGTGCCGGCGCAGGCGCAGTCGCGACTCCAGGCGAGCCATTCGAGGCGCGCTTCTTCGAAAACTTCGCCCGCGGTGCCGGTGGCAATCGGGTAGCTATGATCTCCAACTTCGGTGGCCCCCTCGCCGACCTCGAGCTCGCCCCGATCAACGAGAAGCTCGGCAGCTATTTCGGTGTCACCGAGGGGGTCCTGGTGATTGATGTGCCGGCCAAGGACAACCTCGGACTCACCCCGGGCGATGTCATTACCTCGATTGATGGCCGCAAGGTTGGCACCCCGTCGCAGCTCTTCCGGGTCCTCGGCACCTACGACCGCGGCGAGGAGTTCAAGATTCAGGTCACCCGCCAGCGCCGCACCGAGACCATCGTCTCCAAGGCTCCGTAGGCGTCGCGCTCGAGCGTCGAGAGTAGGCGTCGTGTTTACGCGACGCTCGATGGCGACGCCCGAATAAACGAAGCCCCGCGGCCTCTCCCGCGGGGCTTCGTCGTCTCAGGTCCACCCAATGATCGCTTGCGATCAGAGTAAGCGAATCCTACCTTAATTACATGCCCAAGTTCCTGCGCCGCCCTGAATCACGCCCCGACGAGCTCCTCATCGCGGCCCTCGCCCGGTTTACCGAGGTGGGGTACACCGACGCACGAGTCGAAGATGTCGCGGCGATGGCCGGCGTGACCGTCGGCACAGTGTACCGCTACTTCCCTGGTAAAGAGGCGCTCTTCCAGGCGCTCATCGAGCGCTACCTTGACGCCGGCTGGAGCCGGGGGAAAGAGATCACCGAGGCGTACGGCACCACGACCCCGCGCGAAGTGCTGACCCTGCTGCTCAATCGTCTCGCCGCGTCGCTGCAGGAGCCGGCCGCTCGAGATGTCCTCCTGCTCGTAGTCAGGGAGGCGGCGAGATTTCAGGCTGCCGTCGAAGCGTATGTGGAGCAACTACTCAAGAAAGGATGCATCGCTGTCGAACGCGCCCTGCGGCACGGAATCGATCGCGGCGAGTTCCCGCTACTGCCAGTCGAGCTGACCGCTCGAGCCCTCGTCGCCGGCGTCCTCCAACAGGTCATCTGGGAGGCCACCTTCGCCGAGCGGATGGGTGCCCCGCGCGATCCGATGGCCCAGACCGAACTCGCGATCGCCATGATGATCCGCGGCCTTCCGAACCCCGACAGCAATCCCCGGCCAACTCTCCCAACCATGCGCGCGGCAACCGCACCAGCCCCTGGGCACACCGGGGAGATCCCCATTCCAGGCAAGGTGCGCATCGTGACGCTTCGCCCGCCCTCAGCCGACTAGCTTTGACGATGGCCAATCGCGGATCACTACTCGCCCGGGCAATCACTCTTCGCTGCCCCCACTGCGGCGGACGGGGGCTCTTTCGTCACTGGTTCGCGATGAAGGACGCCTGCCCCACCTGTGGCCTCTCCCTCACCATCAGCAACTCGGTCGGGGCCAACCTCCTCAACCTCGTGACCGCCGAGTTTGTGTTGTTGATCACCCTGGCAGTGATCCTCGTCCGCACCTGGCCCGATCCACCCTGGAATCTCCTTCAGTATGGCGCCCCACTCCTGATGGTCGTCGCGCCACTGACGCTCTATCCGATCTCGAAGATCGTCTTCGTCGCCTTCGACTTGTCGCTCCATCCCGCGGCCACACCCGACATCCGGGTGCATGGCATCGGTGACCCACCGGCCTGAGTGGCTCGCTGGCAAAAGCCACCCCGTCGAAAGCGACGTGCGCAATGGTGGCCTCGGCTCTTCGCTGTCATCATTGTAACTGCTTGTTGTTACGCATTTTACCAGTGGTGGTTGCATAGACTACCACCTGATACTTCAGGCCCTGGTGCTCCGCGGTCGGACAAGCCAGTAGTTTCTGGTAAGACTACGCCTGAATTCTATGGTACCACATCCTCCCTCATCCCGATTGGCGACAACCTTTCCGCGAGACTGGTCGACAAGCCTGACTCGGCCGCCCCGCTCATCCTGATCATTGCCGGGCCCGGCGACGAACCAGCGAGCTGGGCTGGCGTGCAGTCGACCCTCGAACAGTTCGGCGTCGGGAGCCTGGTCGTCTCGGCCACGGCAGGGGAGGCACCGGTTCATCGTGCCGCCGAGTTTGTCGTCGGGGCGGCGAAGCGCAGGTCGCAACCCGTGGGCTTCCTCGCCGCCGGGGGAGCCATCGATGTGGCGCTTGGCCTCGGGGCCGAGTCGCCGCTCGCCGACCGGCCGCTGGCGCTGCTCTCGCCACCACTCCCTAGACGCGCGGCGCTCGACGGGCTCCTGACTCGCGCCCCTGCCTGGCTCCGTCACGGCCTCAGCTCGAGCAACGACAGCCGGCTCTCGGATTGGCGCGGAAAGGTGCTGGTCGTCCGCGCGAAGGAGGAGCGGCGCTTCGACGCAGTGGCCGCGAATGCCCTCGCGGCGGGGTCTCGTCGCGCCACCGCACTGGTGGTTCCGGGGAATGGCTTCGAGCACGCCCCGCTCCATCCCGATCAGGAGAGCTGGCGCGCCATCGCAGACTTCTTTCGCGGGGTTGTTCGCAAGCAACAGGAAATCATCGTCCCGCAGGACACGACCGCGCCACCACCACCGTAGTGGACGCGGGCTTCACGCCGGCGACGTCACTCCATTGCCCCATTTCGACCAGGCCCACGCCACCAGCAGCCAGGCTGCGACCGCTGCCACGGTCACGTCGGAGAGGAAGTGTGCCTGCGCCTGCACCCGCGTCACGGCGCACCCCGCTGCCAGCACCAGCCAGACCGGCCAGGCGCGAGGGTACATCCGGCTGAGCAGCCACGCGCCACTGAATGCCACCAGCGCGTGGCTGCTCGGCAAGCCGATGTCTTTGGTGGCGATCAACTGATCGGCGAATGGCCGGAAGTAGTAGGCCCCGTCGTGCAGCCCCGGTCGCTCGCGCCGCAACCCGATCTTCATCACCTCGGCCAGCAATCCACCTGCCGTCGGGACCAGGGCCAGCAGGAGTGCCCGGCGCCGGTCCCGCGTGGCAAGCCAGAGCGCCAGTGCGAGCAGCAGCCAGACCGGCAGGAATCCCACGGTGCGGAACATCCGGCCGAAGTCGTGGTCGTACACGCTGGGCGATATCAGGTGATGCCAGGCCCAGCTATCGCCAAGGTGGGCCGCGATGATCGCTACGACGAATACCACGATGATTCGGGGAGTGAGTCGCATGGTCCTGTAAGCTAGTGTCTCACTACTTTTCCGCGATGCGAATCCTCCTCGGGCCGGCCCTCCTCACCGTGGCGACTTCACTCGCCGCACAGGAGCTGCCGCCGTACGTCCCATCGAATCCTGCCCTGACCTCGCGCAGTGCGCTCTACGCGCAGCCAATGGTGCGGCCGTCGAAGGGGTGGCAACTGCGAACCGTGGCCGACTACGCCAATGCGGTTGAGGTCACCGTCGCACCGAGCGGCCGCACCTACAACTTCGACGCCGAAACGCTCTCTGGCGACATCTGGCTCACCCACGATCTCTCGCCGCGGCTCTTCGTGGTTGGCAACGTGGCAATCCGTGGTGGCTATGCCGGCTTCATGGATGGCTTCCTGAACTGGTATCACGATTTCGTCGGCCTCAAGGTCCCGGCGCGCAACAGGCGCACTGAGAATCGCTTTACCTGGGAGTACGATCTCCCCGACGGACAGCACCTTGTTTACGAACGACCGGGCACCTTCATCGGTGACGCGCGTGTCGGGGCAGGGCTTCGCTTCGGGAAGAGTCAGCTCGTCGCAGCGGTCACCTTGCCGACGGCTGGCGCCGAAGGTTGGGGTCGCGACGTGATCGGGACGGCACTGCAACTCACATCACGCTGGGTCGACAACTCGCGCTTTGTGGTAGAAGCCGGTGCTGCAGCGGGGTGGACGCCAACCCACGGCAGCCAGGCGGCCTTTCAGCGCGCGACCTTCCTGGGTGCGCAGCTCGCGTCGCGGTGGCGCTTCTCGGGTCGTCAGGCGCTCTTCGCGACCCTCTGGATGCAGTCACCCAACTGGAAGAACACCGGCTTCAACGCCCTCGACAACGCCGAAGTCACTCTCGACTTCGGCGGCCTCGTGAAGTTCGGCAAGCACTGGCCCGAGCTGCAGATCGGCATGACTGAAGACCTGATGCCCGCCGGCCCCGCTGTCGATGCGGGCTTCAAGCTCGGAGTGCGCTGGTAGAAAGCAGAAGGGTGAAGGGTGAAGGGTGAAGGGCGATGGGATGACATCCCCCCTTCTCCCTTCTCCCTTCTCGTTAGGCGTGATCCGCCGCGCCAAGCGGTGACCCCGCAAACGCGCGCCCGATCGCCGGGTGCCGCCGCCAGAGCCACGAACACATCACCACTGCTGCGAGCGTGTTGGCCGCGAGCACACTCCAGAGCGGAAACATTCCGGCAGCCGTTTCCGCGCCGATCTGCACCAGCCCGTAGAAGAACAACTCGAACACCACCAGC of Gemmatimonadota bacterium contains these proteins:
- a CDS encoding PDZ domain-containing protein, with amino-acid sequence MRVIGILGLALSLAVPAMAQDTSIVIRGSSRDGAGSADTTITIHRRGQPDQVVRVTGKLSTELRANLERQVDESRRAMANVRESSRMVEGQQLEARRALGAMRESNRVLESRQLDLARRQAEAAGEMGSVMLARPSRDLAGRTMQVFAAKPRIGITVDIRARDSDKYGAYVSAVTPGGPAAKAGIRAGDVITRLAGKSLTTNDDTPREEGSSAPGLRLLQVASKLEAGKSVDLEYRRGNDTRKTSILPADDDGWVYAIDGVPSAGTIMARPGVPSGGTFGFMQGAPSTGRNTMVPRSGGGAGAGAVATPGEPFEARFFENFARGAGGNRVAMISNFGGPLADLELAPINEKLGSYFGVTEGVLVIDVPAKDNLGLTPGDVITSIDGRKVGTPSQLFRVLGTYDRGEEFKIQVTRQRRTETIVSKAP
- a CDS encoding TetR/AcrR family transcriptional regulator — its product is MPKFLRRPESRPDELLIAALARFTEVGYTDARVEDVAAMAGVTVGTVYRYFPGKEALFQALIERYLDAGWSRGKEITEAYGTTTPREVLTLLLNRLAASLQEPAARDVLLLVVREAARFQAAVEAYVEQLLKKGCIAVERALRHGIDRGEFPLLPVELTARALVAGVLQQVIWEATFAERMGAPRDPMAQTELAIAMMIRGLPNPDSNPRPTLPTMRAATAPAPGHTGEIPIPGKVRIVTLRPPSAD
- a CDS encoding DUF983 domain-containing protein, coding for MANRGSLLARAITLRCPHCGGRGLFRHWFAMKDACPTCGLSLTISNSVGANLLNLVTAEFVLLITLAVILVRTWPDPPWNLLQYGAPLLMVVAPLTLYPISKIVFVAFDLSLHPAATPDIRVHGIGDPPA
- a CDS encoding phosphatase PAP2 family protein — its product is MRLTPRIIVVFVVAIIAAHLGDSWAWHHLISPSVYDHDFGRMFRTVGFLPVWLLLALALWLATRDRRRALLLALVPTAGGLLAEVMKIGLRRERPGLHDGAYYFRPFADQLIATKDIGLPSSHALVAFSGAWLLSRMYPRAWPVWLVLAAGCAVTRVQAQAHFLSDVTVAAVAAWLLVAWAWSKWGNGVTSPA
- a CDS encoding DUF3187 family protein, with translation MRILLGPALLTVATSLAAQELPPYVPSNPALTSRSALYAQPMVRPSKGWQLRTVADYANAVEVTVAPSGRTYNFDAETLSGDIWLTHDLSPRLFVVGNVAIRGGYAGFMDGFLNWYHDFVGLKVPARNRRTENRFTWEYDLPDGQHLVYERPGTFIGDARVGAGLRFGKSQLVAAVTLPTAGAEGWGRDVIGTALQLTSRWVDNSRFVVEAGAAAGWTPTHGSQAAFQRATFLGAQLASRWRFSGRQALFATLWMQSPNWKNTGFNALDNAEVTLDFGGLVKFGKHWPELQIGMTEDLMPAGPAVDAGFKLGVRW